The genomic segment attatatgacaaagagtgctgggaagacaggacaccatgagagtagctctcattctgtaactacactaaaGTAATTACAATATACAGGACTTAGTGTGCCATCCTCGAGAAGAGCCATGTGGTATATTGTTCGCTGTAGAAAACGAACAAGTCAGTAAAACTAACAAATTTCCAATATGGAAGACATTTATAATAAGTCACTTGTATGGTACAGTCATCTCACAAATGGATGTTAATGGTTTATAtgctatgtatatatatgtttattattatatGGTTTCATGCTATGGTTTATTGCACTGACACATTAACACTATTAAAAACAGAAACTTGATAACTGGTAATGCCTCAGAGTCTGCAAGTAGAAACTAAAATTGGGAATGTAATTTATAAGTGAACCAAATCTATACACTTTTGATTAACAATTAATTCCCACCTAACGTTGATTTGAAACCGAATATCTTTGGGACTGACCTTAAAATATCTCACAGCTTTAATTTACAATAAAAAAACACTCTAAATTCTATTTCTAAAATGAATTAGATAAGGAATGAtagattataataataataacaataataattcgtTGTTGGGAGACAGTCAGCCAGCATATATATACAGTGTACATGTTaagcttatatcgaggtctcccCCAAGGGTGAATTACTGAACCCCCCACTTCCCATCCAGGATGCAACttcacaagctgactaactcatgGGGTACCTACTTACCGCTAGGTGAATAGGAGCATTAGGTGAGAtggaatgtgcccaaccatttctgtcccacccgagATTAGAACCCTGAATTCCCAATTGAGAGACGAGAACAAActcgactgtactaccaggaccctcacTGTACTAAGAAGATTTATACAGTACACTAGGACTACACTAGGTGGGGACTGGTAGTTGAGATCAATACATTGGGAAAAACTGATATGTGAGGATTATAGGTAATGTTTCATTCATACCTAGAAAGTTGAGAAATACAACATTCAAAACAATGAGATTTTTAAGAGATTTCATCACATAGTACATTACAACTTAAATAAAATGGCCATACAGGCTGTATTtattgtaataaataaataaatatattaacttTAATAGCACTGTACAGTCATTAAATATTGTCTctgtaaatatatttaaattatgTCAAAGTGTGTTAGAAAGTCTTACATATATTAATGAACAATGTCCAGTACATACATAAGCTATGGAACAACATTCCACTTGATTCATTAGAACAGTAGTAATTATTTTCTCTTTCAGTGTTTACATTTTTGTTACATGCACAAAGCTGTTGTAACTGTAATTACAGAGTTGATTACAGCATGCACAAAGCTGCTGCTGTAATTCTATCTTAATTTAAATTAGGATAGAATTCATGGAAAGTAGATTCTCAATTGAAAAATTTATCTAAATATGTGAAGTAATgtataatattattgtattaAGTGTAATTTTTTACTAGTGTCTTTTAATACTGTACAACTTTGCCCTTTATAAAGCAGGATGGGCTGAATATTTTTATGAGGATTTTCAAGCCGCCTTATTATAAAAACTTCAAACAGTAAATTATGTAAAATTCAAAATGCTACAATGAAGATAAAATTAAAAGGTATATATGAATTCAATACAGTACTCATAGTGTAACATAAAATGTGCAAGACAGCTAAAGTCTTCCTGTTCGAACATTTTTGGTAATAATAATGGCTCTTGTTGAGGCTGGGTGTGAGCTTTCCTCAATAGATCTACCATCTTGATCTGCTGATGCCCTATAAGCAGAACTCATTAAGTTCGGGTCACTTCTCAAGTGTGTCTGAGGATGATTGACTGCCACTTGTGGCAAAGATTGTAGCACAGTTTGCAGTTGTTGCTTTATTGCGCTCAACTCATTTGTCTTGGCCATCATGTTGTCGAGTTCATGCTTGAGTCTAATCACCTCTCGTGTTAaagttttattttcttcttctaaaGTGCTCTTTGATACAGAGTTATACTGAAGTGCAGCATGTAATGTTGTTATTTGATCATCCTGGGATGCAATACGCTCAAGAAGATTTGCTGAGGGTTGTCCAGCCAAGGACAAGGCAGTCTTGTATGAACCAACGGTATTCTTAAGGTGCTCCAGTGCATCTGACAGCTGCTGAATAGTAGTGCAAGCCTCTATATTTTCTCTCTCTAGATGAAGCACTCTTCTAGTAAGCTGTATACTTTGTGCCAGTGCTTTATTTCCTGTTAACCTTATGCCAGGAAGTATCTTGTCTAGAGCTTTATTTGCCTCGTCTTCCGAAAGTCCTGcagccgtttttatatttttttcatactCACTTTCTAGTCCCTCATACCCAGCCAAAATGTTCTTGACCCTTTGCAGCTCTTGATTTAAGGCTGATGTTTCATTTTCCCTTGCACGTTTGGCTTCATGGTAAGATGATTCAAGTGTTTTTATTTCTTTATGAAGTTTAGAATTTTCATCAACCAAACTATCTCGATTTTTTGACAATGAAGCCATGCTCATTTTCAGCTCTTTAATTTCAGTGTCAAAAGCCTGTGTTTCTGCACTGTATTTGAGTTTGCATTTTTCAACTTCACTTCTTAACATATCATTCTTTTCTGACAACAGACTGATCTTCTCTTGCAGACCAGAACACTGCAATGTACACCCCTGATGTTTCTCTCTAAGAGACTTAATTTCATGTtggtagtctttggacttttctgTTAAAGAAGTAACATCCCCTCGAGCTGT from the Procambarus clarkii isolate CNS0578487 chromosome 10, FALCON_Pclarkii_2.0, whole genome shotgun sequence genome contains:
- the LOC123775077 gene encoding progesterone-induced-blocking factor 1: MSGEGSAEVSVPTDLTVTSDGDSEEGYAASRRHARELQNLASDRAELQRIVQKQKLELQSKDAQLSAFTREHEAAIAKALSQKDDQISSRQIQVNRLEGELSLTKEKLNTLRERAARELAQLTQKCAVFQQNQKRLAIRQDELKTSLANLKLTEEEFVQLHRTPAQQLTLQQYTALRVYELVWPLRVKLGEAEAVKSSLESALSAKDADLKLHSEQCFKLQKTVEELQRKSEQYASELMNIKDEQRSDDYKVRNYPRVKAERDHLEKQNSLLAKTTNDLELQAATLKKERSVLEERYGELKGKTRKQEHDLNHYREDAVDLRTKLERITEDLSSSSKQLRLERQRNDDLHEKYITARGDVTSLTEKSKDYQHEIKSLREKHQGCTLQCSGLQEKISLLSEKNDMLRSEVEKCKLKYSAETQAFDTEIKELKMSMASLSKNRDSLVDENSKLHKEIKTLESSYHEAKRARENETSALNQELQRVKNILAGYEGLESEYEKNIKTAAGLSEDEANKALDKILPGIRLTGNKALAQSIQLTRRVLHLERENIEACTTIQQLSDALEHLKNTVGSYKTALSLAGQPSANLLERIASQDDQITTLHAALQYNSVSKSTLEEENKTLTREVIRLKHELDNMMAKTNELSAIKQQLQTVLQSLPQVAVNHPQTHLRSDPNLMSSAYRASADQDGRSIEESSHPASTRAIIITKNVRTGRL